In Amycolatopsis sp. EV170708-02-1, the following are encoded in one genomic region:
- a CDS encoding SAVED domain-containing protein: MTQIDDLDPIFLSYRHSDGDALAERAAWVLRTHGVPVWHDQTHLSPGRFQRRLQEALDSGLSGAVLLVTEDMALSSFVRELELPNLLRLEADSAFTFAIGNTITDSDGRLDYGAPDRLLPQEIATLSDFDQFAVYDHAGLARLASEMAVRRVRRAAVDDRLHLDIQTRVPALGTRKAPLAVRTRPPMHGTSVPPVEAWEDFAPFLCELPRIVQSADVQHLHITGGAHLSMAFALGAALPTTTGLTVTIADQDGTEWTGAETQTVSLVQSAIPLDGRPDGPVAVYLDLVPTSPNKGFRHYAKSHDYAHAVEIAVAKREPIPAEAAPALVTELRRRIGEIAGSRHVHLFMRVPFPLAVMLGRTCNTLRVTLYEWEKEAEPPTYLEMATVSAGRIGGPVVSWTDRSPAQATVGSP; encoded by the coding sequence ATGACTCAGATTGACGACCTGGACCCGATCTTCCTCAGCTACCGGCACTCAGACGGAGATGCTTTGGCAGAACGGGCCGCGTGGGTGCTTCGTACCCACGGCGTCCCCGTGTGGCATGACCAGACTCATTTATCACCGGGACGCTTTCAGCGGCGGTTGCAAGAAGCTCTCGATTCGGGACTGTCCGGAGCCGTACTTCTCGTCACCGAAGACATGGCACTTTCGAGTTTCGTTCGAGAGTTGGAACTACCGAACCTCCTTCGTTTGGAAGCGGACTCCGCGTTCACCTTCGCCATCGGGAACACCATCACCGACTCCGACGGCCGGCTGGACTACGGCGCCCCGGATCGCCTGCTCCCCCAGGAAATAGCGACGCTGAGCGACTTCGATCAGTTCGCGGTGTACGACCACGCAGGGCTCGCTCGCTTGGCCAGCGAGATGGCGGTCCGCCGTGTCCGCCGCGCCGCCGTCGATGATCGGCTACATCTGGACATCCAAACCCGGGTCCCTGCGCTGGGTACTCGGAAGGCACCGCTCGCGGTCCGGACGCGCCCGCCCATGCACGGTACCAGCGTGCCGCCTGTCGAGGCTTGGGAAGACTTCGCGCCGTTCCTCTGTGAGCTGCCCCGCATCGTCCAGTCGGCCGACGTTCAGCATCTTCACATCACCGGCGGCGCACACTTGAGCATGGCCTTCGCGCTCGGGGCCGCATTACCGACCACGACTGGGCTGACCGTCACGATCGCCGATCAAGACGGGACCGAGTGGACGGGAGCTGAAACCCAGACTGTTTCGCTCGTACAGAGCGCGATTCCCCTCGACGGTCGTCCCGATGGTCCCGTCGCCGTGTACCTCGATCTCGTACCCACATCTCCCAACAAAGGCTTCCGCCACTACGCCAAGAGCCACGACTACGCCCACGCAGTCGAGATCGCAGTGGCGAAACGCGAACCCATCCCCGCCGAGGCAGCCCCCGCACTCGTCACCGAGCTACGCCGGCGCATCGGCGAAATCGCAGGAAGCCGGCATGTACACCTGTTCATGCGCGTCCCTTTCCCTCTGGCCGTGATGCTCGGCCGCACCTGCAACACGCTGCGAGTCACCCTCTACGAATGGGAAAAGGAAGCCGAACCGCCAACGTACCTCGAGATGGCCACCGTGTCCGCAGGCCGCATTGGTGGGCCCGTCGTGTCATGGACCGACCGATCCCCCGCGCAGGCCACGGTAGGGAGCCCGTAA
- a CDS encoding P-loop NTPase fold protein, which yields MPVFSDDELAGGVARDLVDPNESIPLADDHLGVTPYVAMLALVIAAKDTPLPLSIGIFGEWGSGKSFFMGMLRGQVKALEGKPGNCAKIAQVGFNAWHYADANLWASLGDEIFRQLAEPARRPGEPDAEHQARLREGAWLREQLAAELEQRKVLTAVTERAQAEATALKHRIGEAEHDRKVRAGDLLRALRKSRAFHEEYDGLWRELGVRDLADQSRLLADEMRGAHRETEALGRIARYRRGKAALVTAAIVLLAGVALTALVPDVKAWLAGVGAVFAGLAATGLTLVGAARAGLRRLRVLAEDLREGLDEGAQQELLALHKADADQQIAEQQLAEVITRIGELGRQLTELTPGRQLYAFLAERSHGEDYRGNLGLISTIRKDFEKLVALMRTPVADGEESTPPLDRIVLYIDDLDRCSPQQVVDVLQAVHLLLAFDLFVVVVGVDPRWLLRSLSTHYDRLIEADTVVRADGWHVTPEDYLEKILNIPLVLPRMPPGSLQRLLWSMADVPAATDTSERRPTTEVHDEKTDVVTPSSVAAQEIPVEPGSQMAVHLDPDRPEEIPRPLTDPEIALLSKLDPLVDTPRDAKRLLNLYRMLRATRDLSDASTFLEGEYEAVVVLLGTCTGHSRLLGRFADALLRAAPETPWADFVERLRPMERDDCWVSEAVGRVPVDEAEQWEHLHSSLAELTTAMTLPDVRVFQSWAPRVRRFSYVLSPDAR from the coding sequence GTGCCGGTGTTCTCCGACGACGAGCTCGCTGGTGGTGTCGCCCGCGACCTGGTCGACCCGAACGAGAGCATCCCGCTGGCCGATGACCACCTCGGCGTAACCCCGTACGTCGCCATGCTGGCCCTGGTCATCGCCGCCAAGGACACGCCGCTGCCGTTGTCGATCGGCATCTTCGGCGAGTGGGGCTCCGGCAAGAGCTTTTTCATGGGCATGTTGCGCGGCCAGGTCAAAGCTTTGGAGGGCAAACCTGGAAACTGCGCGAAGATCGCCCAGGTCGGCTTCAACGCCTGGCATTACGCCGATGCGAACCTTTGGGCCAGCCTCGGCGACGAGATCTTCCGCCAGCTCGCCGAACCCGCCCGGCGCCCCGGCGAGCCGGACGCCGAGCACCAGGCCCGGCTACGGGAGGGTGCCTGGCTGCGCGAGCAGCTTGCCGCTGAGCTGGAGCAGCGCAAGGTGCTGACCGCGGTGACCGAGCGCGCCCAGGCCGAGGCCACCGCACTGAAACACCGGATCGGCGAAGCCGAGCACGACCGCAAGGTGCGAGCCGGCGACCTGCTACGCGCGCTGCGGAAGTCACGCGCCTTCCATGAGGAGTACGACGGGCTGTGGCGAGAGCTCGGTGTTCGGGACCTGGCCGATCAGAGTCGGCTGCTGGCCGACGAGATGCGCGGCGCGCACCGCGAAACCGAGGCGCTGGGCCGGATCGCGCGTTATCGGCGAGGCAAGGCCGCCCTGGTCACCGCCGCCATCGTGCTGCTGGCCGGCGTGGCACTCACGGCCCTCGTGCCAGACGTGAAGGCGTGGCTGGCCGGCGTCGGCGCAGTGTTCGCCGGTCTGGCCGCGACCGGGCTAACGCTGGTGGGTGCCGCTCGCGCTGGGCTGCGCCGGCTGCGGGTGCTCGCCGAGGACCTGCGCGAGGGGTTGGACGAAGGCGCGCAGCAGGAGCTGCTCGCGCTGCACAAGGCCGACGCTGACCAGCAGATCGCCGAACAACAGCTCGCCGAGGTCATCACCAGGATTGGGGAACTGGGCCGGCAGCTCACTGAGCTGACCCCGGGCCGGCAGCTCTACGCCTTTCTCGCCGAACGGTCGCACGGCGAGGACTACCGGGGCAACCTCGGCCTGATCTCCACCATCCGCAAGGACTTCGAGAAACTCGTCGCGCTGATGAGGACGCCAGTGGCCGACGGCGAGGAGAGCACTCCTCCGCTGGACCGGATCGTGCTGTACATCGACGACCTCGACCGGTGCAGCCCGCAACAGGTCGTCGACGTCCTCCAAGCGGTGCACCTGCTGCTCGCGTTCGACTTGTTCGTGGTGGTCGTCGGGGTCGACCCGCGGTGGTTGTTGCGGTCACTGAGCACGCACTACGACCGGTTGATCGAAGCCGACACCGTCGTGCGCGCGGACGGCTGGCATGTGACGCCCGAGGATTACCTGGAGAAGATTCTCAACATTCCGTTGGTACTACCGCGGATGCCACCGGGCAGCCTGCAGCGACTGCTGTGGTCGATGGCAGACGTCCCGGCTGCCACCGATACCAGTGAGCGACGGCCGACGACGGAGGTGCACGACGAGAAGACCGACGTCGTGACCCCATCCAGCGTTGCGGCGCAGGAGATCCCGGTCGAGCCAGGCTCGCAGATGGCCGTGCACCTGGATCCAGATCGGCCGGAGGAGATCCCGCGGCCGCTGACCGATCCGGAGATCGCCCTGCTGTCGAAGCTGGACCCGCTGGTCGACACCCCCAGGGACGCGAAGCGCTTGCTCAACCTCTACCGCATGCTCCGGGCGACCCGTGATCTCTCCGACGCCTCGACATTCCTCGAAGGCGAGTATGAGGCCGTGGTCGTGCTGCTGGGGACATGCACCGGGCACAGCCGCCTGCTCGGCCGCTTCGCCGACGCGCTGCTACGGGCGGCGCCGGAGACGCCCTGGGCCGACTTCGTCGAGCGGCTGCGTCCGATGGAGCGGGACGATTGCTGGGTGAGCGAGGCTGTGGGCCGGGTTCCCGTGGACGAGGCGGAGCAGTGGGAGCACCTCCACTCCAGCCTGGCCGAACTCACCACTGCGATGACGCTGCCCGACGTCCGTGTCTTCCAGTCGTGGGCGCCGCGGGTCCGCCGGTTCTCCTACGTACTCTCACCCGACGCCCGCTGA
- a CDS encoding DNA-processing protein DprA: protein MNSSGAEVAQEELLLALLGPRAAGGPRRGAKQLLRSGREQLRTLIAQLPYEQRIEADATVETLTSSGIRALLCDDQRYPDRLRRFTGAPIALFYRGPIEMLENPTVGVCGSRNATSAGLRAARACGQDAARLGVTVVSGYARGIDTESHLACLEAGGSTIAVLAEGILNFRLRPAYRELPSSALDHLLVISQFPPSQHWTAGAAMTRNQVVIGLSQAVVVVEAGETGGTLRAGEVAVQSGRRLLVMDFAEGTPQGNAKLIATGARRIINRVDLAEEMRSLRLNQDTQLTLE, encoded by the coding sequence GTGAACTCATCCGGCGCCGAGGTTGCCCAGGAAGAACTGCTGCTAGCCCTGCTCGGCCCCCGAGCGGCAGGTGGCCCGCGGCGAGGCGCCAAGCAATTGCTTCGATCCGGACGGGAGCAGCTGCGCACATTGATCGCGCAGCTACCGTATGAACAACGAATCGAAGCCGACGCAACAGTCGAGACTTTGACATCGAGCGGTATTCGGGCGCTGCTCTGTGACGATCAACGTTACCCGGACCGCTTGCGCCGGTTCACCGGCGCGCCCATCGCGCTGTTCTATCGCGGTCCCATCGAGATGCTAGAGAATCCGACCGTCGGCGTGTGTGGCTCACGAAACGCTACTTCCGCTGGTCTTCGTGCCGCTCGCGCTTGTGGTCAAGATGCGGCTCGGCTTGGCGTCACGGTCGTTTCTGGCTACGCCAGGGGAATAGACACCGAAAGCCACCTGGCCTGTCTGGAGGCTGGTGGTAGCACGATTGCCGTGCTCGCGGAAGGGATCCTCAACTTCAGGCTCCGACCGGCGTACCGAGAGCTACCGTCTTCTGCGCTCGATCACTTGCTGGTGATCTCGCAATTCCCACCCAGCCAACATTGGACAGCTGGTGCCGCTATGACGCGCAACCAGGTGGTGATCGGGCTCAGCCAGGCTGTCGTCGTGGTGGAAGCCGGAGAAACCGGCGGGACGCTGCGAGCTGGCGAGGTCGCCGTGCAGTCGGGACGCCGATTGCTGGTGATGGATTTCGCCGAGGGAACTCCTCAAGGCAACGCAAAGTTGATCGCGACCGGTGCTCGCAGAATCATCAATCGCGTCGATCTGGCTGAGGAGATGCGCTCGTTGCGTCTCAACCAGGACACCCAGCTAACCCTGGAGTAG
- a CDS encoding ComF family protein encodes MDFPEPPELQDLLRLQSEVLTLHVASTVVVNTAIALDFYNKPDADELKYTDTGQLLHSLKYGRHTPDETTRLGRKLCAALCDVVDRHPLFRDATRLLPVPGSTRRLSDRIGSTLHRDLGIPLTHVTRRSVATRPAKDMTSRERAERINDFSIDEGLAGERVLIVDDLYRTGRTLAEVARVAHSAGADTVYGLVAARTLGSRDKPPTLYRWQPR; translated from the coding sequence ATGGACTTCCCGGAGCCACCCGAATTACAGGATTTGTTACGCCTGCAGAGTGAGGTTCTCACCCTGCACGTCGCTAGTACCGTCGTTGTCAACACCGCCATCGCCCTGGACTTCTACAACAAACCCGATGCGGACGAGCTAAAATACACTGACACCGGTCAGCTTCTGCATTCGCTCAAGTATGGGCGGCACACGCCAGATGAGACGACACGGCTCGGCCGGAAGCTGTGTGCCGCGTTGTGCGACGTGGTCGACCGGCATCCATTGTTTCGAGATGCCACCCGTCTGCTTCCAGTTCCCGGCAGCACCCGGCGGCTCAGTGACCGAATCGGCTCGACCCTGCACCGTGACCTCGGCATTCCGCTCACGCATGTAACCCGGCGCAGCGTGGCGACCCGCCCAGCCAAGGACATGACATCGCGAGAACGTGCCGAGCGCATTAACGACTTCAGCATCGACGAAGGCCTGGCCGGCGAACGAGTGCTGATCGTGGACGACCTCTACCGCACCGGCCGAACCTTGGCCGAGGTCGCGCGCGTGGCGCACTCGGCGGGCGCGGATACGGTATACGGACTAGTGGCGGCCCGAACACTGGGCAGCAGGGACAAGCCACCGACCTTGTATCGCTGGCAGCCACGCTGA
- a CDS encoding FAD-binding oxidoreductase, with translation MPGKRPSADVVVIGAGVIGSSIALELARSGHQVIVLDRAPGAGQGSTSASSAIVRFNFSTTAGVATAWEAHFGWLDWAGHLGHDVGDLATFRKSGLVMLDVEAAPRTSWLPLFDAIGVPYEEWDSATLAERVPGIDAGRYWPPKRLDDEEFWEDAKHSLGGVYTPDAGYVSDPGLAAVNLASAASACGAEFRFRSTVTAVEKAGGRVTSVRLSDGTRIPCAVVVNAAGPWSGAVNRLAGVGADFTVGVRPMRQEVAHVPVPEGYGGPVVADMDLGTYFRGEGGEGLLVGGTEPECDPLQWTDDPDAVDIHPTAAVFEAQVTRAARRLPGLAVPNRARGVVGVYDVADDWTPIYDRTELEGFYLAIGTSGNQFKNAPVVGQLMTELIDQVENGADHDASPVRFRAPRTGLEIDLGAFSRKRNRNTANSGTVLG, from the coding sequence GTGCCCGGTAAGCGCCCGAGCGCCGATGTGGTCGTGATCGGGGCGGGGGTGATCGGTTCGTCGATCGCCCTTGAGCTTGCCCGGTCGGGGCACCAGGTGATCGTGCTCGACCGTGCCCCGGGAGCCGGACAGGGGTCGACGTCGGCATCGAGTGCGATCGTCCGGTTCAATTTCTCCACCACCGCCGGGGTGGCGACGGCATGGGAGGCGCATTTCGGCTGGCTCGACTGGGCAGGCCACCTCGGGCACGATGTCGGCGACCTGGCGACGTTCCGCAAGAGTGGGCTGGTCATGCTGGACGTCGAGGCGGCCCCGCGTACGTCGTGGCTTCCGTTGTTCGACGCGATCGGTGTTCCCTACGAGGAATGGGACAGCGCGACGTTGGCCGAGCGCGTTCCAGGTATCGACGCCGGCCGCTATTGGCCGCCGAAGCGGCTCGACGACGAGGAATTCTGGGAGGACGCGAAACACTCGCTCGGTGGCGTGTACACCCCGGACGCCGGTTACGTCTCGGACCCGGGCCTCGCCGCCGTGAACCTCGCCTCCGCGGCCTCGGCGTGCGGGGCGGAGTTCCGCTTCCGCAGCACGGTGACGGCGGTGGAGAAGGCAGGCGGGCGCGTGACGTCGGTGCGGCTGTCGGACGGCACCCGGATTCCCTGTGCCGTCGTGGTCAACGCGGCCGGTCCGTGGTCGGGCGCGGTGAATCGGCTGGCCGGCGTGGGTGCCGATTTCACGGTCGGGGTGCGACCGATGAGGCAGGAAGTAGCGCACGTGCCGGTCCCGGAGGGCTACGGCGGGCCCGTGGTGGCGGACATGGATCTGGGCACCTATTTCCGCGGCGAAGGAGGAGAAGGCCTGCTCGTCGGCGGAACGGAACCGGAGTGTGATCCGCTGCAGTGGACCGACGACCCGGACGCCGTCGACATCCACCCGACGGCCGCGGTCTTCGAGGCTCAGGTGACACGGGCCGCGCGGCGACTGCCCGGCCTGGCGGTGCCCAACCGGGCGCGCGGCGTGGTCGGCGTCTACGACGTCGCCGACGATTGGACGCCGATCTACGACCGCACCGAACTCGAGGGCTTCTACCTCGCGATCGGAACGAGCGGCAACCAGTTCAAGAACGCGCCGGTCGTGGGGCAGCTGATGACGGAGCTGATCGACCAGGTGGAGAACGGCGCCGACCACGACGCGTCGCCCGTCCGGTTCCGGGCCCCGCGCACCGGCCTGGAGATCGACCTGGGTGCGTTCTCCCGTAAGCGCAACCGAAACACCGCGAACTCGGGCACGGTGCTCGGCTGA
- a CDS encoding alpha/beta hydrolase: MSTMWQGCLADTDYFEMRSSGGHDYGVWVTTPPGYDPATTRTPAVYVLDGNWAVGQTAPLIITQADPMQRIQPYIQVSVGYAGEEAQHWDRLRNRDLVPPGEPIAKELLDAVEMGVQAGARTREESDAYLAELRDTHADAFLSFLTEDLHPRIERDYDTATSGHGLFGYSYGGLFSLYTWLTGNTLFESIGAGSPGVASEDSRIFAQLQALGDTQSAAKLHVTLNEQELLGDLPIYQNLTKNTATVLHRLGSLGGAVTSAVLRETHVTGLQASFLSYLRTCRAR, encoded by the coding sequence ATGAGCACCATGTGGCAAGGCTGCCTCGCCGACACCGACTATTTCGAGATGCGCTCCAGCGGAGGGCACGACTACGGAGTCTGGGTCACCACTCCACCGGGCTACGACCCCGCCACGACGCGAACGCCTGCCGTGTATGTGCTCGACGGCAACTGGGCCGTGGGCCAGACGGCTCCGCTCATCATCACCCAGGCGGACCCCATGCAGCGGATCCAGCCCTACATCCAGGTCAGCGTCGGCTACGCGGGCGAAGAAGCACAGCACTGGGATCGGCTGCGCAACCGAGACCTCGTGCCCCCCGGTGAACCCATCGCCAAGGAACTCCTCGATGCCGTGGAGATGGGAGTTCAGGCGGGCGCGAGGACCCGCGAGGAATCCGACGCCTACCTCGCCGAACTACGCGACACCCACGCCGACGCGTTCCTGAGCTTCCTCACCGAGGATCTGCACCCGCGGATCGAACGCGACTACGACACGGCCACGAGCGGTCACGGCCTTTTCGGCTACTCCTACGGCGGCCTTTTCAGCCTCTACACCTGGCTCACCGGCAACACCCTCTTCGAAAGCATCGGAGCGGGCAGCCCCGGCGTCGCCAGCGAAGACAGTCGGATCTTCGCCCAGCTCCAAGCGCTGGGCGACACCCAGTCTGCTGCCAAGCTCCACGTGACCCTCAACGAGCAAGAGCTGCTCGGAGACCTGCCCATCTACCAGAACCTCACGAAGAACACGGCCACCGTCCTGCACCGCCTCGGCTCACTCGGCGGAGCCGTCACCAGCGCTGTCCTGCGCGAAACGCACGTGACCGGGCTGCAGGCTTCGTTCCTCAGCTATCTCAGGACCTGCCGTGCCCGGTAA
- a CDS encoding amidohydrolase family protein, translated as MTPGLIDAHVHLGLSSPIQPQFSFQISAAEIAADIFATAGATLDAGFTTVRDTGGIDGGLVTTIAKGKVRGPRVLSCGPVQCQIGGHGYYGAEWEPTELWSSHHLPGLCALSMMSGNADELRANVREAFRRGASFLKLCVTGGVVGAHDRLTDTQFTVEEIAVAVQEAAARGTYVTVHAHNNDGIRNAVEAGARCVEHGTDIDESTATLMAARDVALVPTFAVVEQLLHDTAGAGLGESTRDRVLGVRERMTEALAAAKEAGVRIGLGSDLIGPAQHRRGEELRLRAELETPMEALVAATKTNAEILGLSGQAGVIAPAHRPTSCCGTATRSKTRSCSLIPPMPSSFSRPAEL; from the coding sequence ATGACGCCCGGCCTCATCGACGCCCACGTTCACCTGGGCTTGTCGAGTCCGATCCAGCCCCAGTTCTCGTTTCAGATCAGTGCCGCGGAGATCGCGGCGGACATCTTCGCCACGGCAGGCGCGACACTCGATGCCGGCTTCACCACCGTCCGGGACACCGGCGGGATCGACGGCGGTCTCGTCACCACGATCGCGAAGGGCAAGGTCCGGGGGCCGCGTGTGCTGTCGTGCGGACCGGTTCAGTGCCAGATCGGCGGGCACGGCTACTACGGGGCCGAGTGGGAACCGACCGAGCTGTGGAGCAGCCATCACCTTCCGGGGCTGTGCGCCCTGTCGATGATGTCGGGCAACGCGGATGAGCTGCGAGCCAACGTGCGCGAAGCCTTTCGCCGTGGAGCCTCCTTCCTGAAGCTCTGCGTGACCGGCGGAGTGGTCGGCGCTCACGACCGGCTGACCGACACCCAGTTCACCGTCGAGGAGATCGCCGTCGCCGTCCAGGAAGCCGCGGCACGGGGCACCTACGTGACGGTTCACGCCCACAACAACGACGGCATCCGGAACGCGGTCGAGGCCGGGGCGCGCTGTGTCGAACACGGCACCGACATCGACGAGTCCACGGCCACCCTGATGGCCGCTCGCGACGTCGCCCTCGTGCCCACGTTCGCCGTCGTCGAGCAACTCCTGCACGACACCGCCGGAGCCGGCCTCGGCGAATCGACCCGCGATCGTGTACTGGGTGTTCGCGAGCGGATGACCGAGGCGCTCGCCGCCGCCAAGGAGGCCGGAGTACGGATCGGGCTGGGCTCCGACCTCATCGGCCCGGCTCAGCACCGTCGAGGCGAAGAACTCAGGTTGCGCGCGGAACTCGAGACGCCGATGGAAGCCCTCGTGGCGGCGACCAAGACCAACGCCGAGATTCTCGGCCTGTCCGGCCAAGCCGGGGTCATCGCCCCGGCGCACAGGCCGACCTCGTGCTGTGGAACGGCAACCCGGTCGAAGACCCGGAGCTGTTCGCTGATCCCGCCAATGCCGTCCTCGTTCTCAAGGCCGGCCGAGTTGTGA
- a CDS encoding TetR/AcrR family transcriptional regulator: MSLSNSERKGDARERLLARLLDAFDEDLPAPEVSLREIAARAGTSHALLRYHFGSLPGVLAAMLKAHRSRDNKALFEATRQGTFDELVMAIWQAYTRPEQLSRVRGFFHVVGLAAYSPQDFREFIDSLDDLAEILASLAEREGLDAKEALNLAFVTIAAIRGLLLQEILTPGVASEDAVALILRMSKDRTQPGS, from the coding sequence GTGAGCCTGTCAAACTCGGAACGCAAAGGCGACGCACGCGAGCGCCTCCTGGCCCGGCTTCTCGACGCCTTCGACGAGGACCTTCCCGCGCCGGAGGTGTCTCTCCGGGAAATCGCCGCCCGGGCCGGCACCAGCCACGCCCTCCTGCGATACCACTTCGGGTCACTTCCGGGCGTTTTGGCGGCCATGCTCAAGGCGCACCGATCCCGGGACAACAAGGCGCTTTTCGAGGCCACCCGGCAGGGCACCTTCGACGAACTGGTCATGGCGATCTGGCAGGCCTACACCCGACCGGAACAGCTGTCGCGTGTCCGCGGCTTCTTTCACGTCGTAGGACTGGCCGCCTACAGCCCGCAGGACTTCCGTGAGTTCATCGACTCGCTCGACGACCTGGCCGAGATCCTGGCCTCGCTCGCGGAACGCGAAGGGCTCGACGCCAAGGAAGCGCTGAACCTGGCCTTCGTCACCATCGCCGCGATTCGTGGCCTGCTCCTCCAGGAGATCCTGACTCCTGGAGTCGCCTCGGAGGACGCGGTCGCCTTGATCCTGCGCATGAGCAAGGACCGCACACAGCCAGGGTCTTGA
- a CDS encoding GAF domain-containing protein, with amino-acid sequence MRKSWLDLLLLDAAPDELQRHGGELARSRGAAAADRETAQALRLAMVLRQQAQRAAESAALNDIAIRLATLHAPDDLLPEIVDQARRLLGADLAYLGLVEDGYLRLKVTSGALTPELVGVAIPLSVGLAGEVIEHAAPRWTADYRAERRFRHDDTADTAARAESMRGLLGVPLRLRGRVLGALFVGKRQKRDFTEHEVTLASALAAHAAIAIENADAISSLNAANDQLARRTGELEQTLRWDQRLTRVVLTGGGVEGLLAEIGSMARGQVRFVAEPPDDGTADSAAVAQPVVAGERRFGALVIDGEAVRDDRLLLDRAAPALALALLAEQAAAEASRSTRAALLVELLTTTSERPTVRQAGLDPSARYSVLVVASGRARLPHLPGALTAEHGGRLLVVTTAGPDGIRRDWPHDAPTAGIAGPARGQAELRRCFHEARQTLRALEVLGRTGEAATAGQLGLYRILLDHAGRRDLAEAFEHLLGPVLAEERHRGVPLTETLRVFLDHGCRPRPAATALAIHVNTLYQRLAAVDSLLGEGWRSPQRALELHMLLHLTAASGPLDEPGGG; translated from the coding sequence GTGCGAAAGTCATGGCTTGACTTGCTGCTGCTCGACGCCGCCCCGGACGAACTCCAGCGCCACGGCGGCGAGCTGGCGCGGTCGCGAGGCGCCGCGGCGGCCGATCGGGAGACCGCCCAGGCGCTGCGGCTGGCGATGGTGCTGCGGCAGCAGGCACAGCGGGCGGCCGAGTCGGCCGCGCTCAACGACATCGCGATCCGGCTGGCCACCCTTCACGCGCCCGACGATCTACTGCCGGAGATCGTCGACCAGGCACGACGGCTGCTCGGCGCGGACCTGGCCTACCTCGGTCTCGTCGAGGACGGGTATTTGCGGCTCAAGGTCACCAGCGGTGCGCTCACACCAGAGCTGGTCGGGGTGGCGATCCCGTTGTCGGTGGGGCTGGCCGGCGAGGTGATCGAGCACGCCGCGCCGCGCTGGACGGCCGACTACCGGGCGGAGCGGCGTTTCCGCCATGACGACACCGCCGACACGGCAGCGCGCGCCGAAAGCATGCGCGGGTTGCTCGGAGTCCCGTTGCGCTTGCGCGGCCGCGTGCTCGGCGCCTTGTTCGTCGGCAAGCGCCAGAAACGGGACTTCACCGAACACGAGGTGACCTTGGCGTCCGCGCTGGCCGCGCACGCGGCGATCGCCATCGAGAACGCCGACGCCATCAGCAGCCTCAACGCCGCTAACGACCAGCTCGCACGCCGCACCGGCGAACTGGAGCAAACACTGCGCTGGGACCAGCGGCTGACACGCGTGGTGCTCACCGGCGGCGGCGTCGAGGGATTGCTGGCCGAGATCGGCTCGATGGCGCGCGGGCAGGTCCGCTTCGTGGCGGAACCGCCGGACGACGGGACCGCGGACAGTGCGGCCGTGGCCCAGCCCGTCGTGGCCGGCGAGAGACGCTTCGGCGCGCTGGTGATCGACGGTGAGGCCGTCCGCGATGACCGGCTGCTCCTCGACCGTGCCGCCCCGGCACTCGCACTCGCGCTTCTCGCCGAGCAGGCAGCGGCCGAAGCGTCGCGGAGCACCCGCGCGGCGCTGCTGGTCGAGCTGCTCACCACGACCTCGGAGCGACCAACCGTGCGGCAAGCCGGGCTGGACCCGTCGGCGCGGTACTCGGTGCTCGTGGTGGCTTCCGGACGGGCGCGGCTCCCGCACTTGCCCGGCGCGCTCACGGCCGAGCACGGCGGTCGGCTGCTTGTCGTGACCACGGCCGGACCCGACGGCATCCGCCGGGACTGGCCGCACGACGCGCCGACCGCGGGCATCGCCGGCCCCGCGCGCGGGCAGGCGGAGCTGCGGCGGTGCTTCCACGAGGCCCGGCAGACGCTGCGTGCCCTGGAAGTCTTGGGGCGCACAGGAGAAGCCGCGACCGCCGGGCAACTCGGGCTGTACCGGATCCTGCTCGACCATGCCGGTCGCCGCGATCTGGCGGAAGCGTTCGAGCACCTGCTGGGCCCGGTGCTCGCCGAGGAACGACACCGTGGTGTGCCGCTGACGGAGACCTTGCGTGTGTTCCTAGACCATGGCTGCCGCCCCCGCCCGGCGGCCACCGCGCTGGCGATCCACGTCAACACGCTCTACCAGCGGCTGGCCGCGGTCGACAGCCTGCTCGGCGAGGGCTGGCGTTCCCCGCAGCGGGCGCTGGAGCTGCACATGCTTCTGCACCTCACCGCGGCGAGCGGTCCGCTGGACGAGCCGGGAGGCGGCTGA